The nucleotide sequence TACATTCCATACCGGCGGGGTTGCTGGTGACGATATTACGCAAGGTTTACCGCGTATCCAAGAGCTATTCGAGGCTCGTAACCCGAAAGGTCAGGCTGTTATCAGTGAAATTGACGGTGAAGTAACGGCTGTTAGTGAAGTGAAAGAAAAACAAGAAATCATCGTAAAAGGTGAAGTTGAATCACGCACATACACTGCGCCATACGGTTCCCGTGTTAAAGTTGCGGAAGGTGAACAAGTTGAAGCAGGACAAGAGCTTACAGAAGGTTCAGTTGATCCGAAAGAACTAATTAAAGTTCAAGGTATCGACGGCGTTCAAAGATACTTGCTTCGTGAGGTTCAAAAAGTATACCGTATGCAAGGTGTAGAAATTGGTGATAAGCACGTTGAAGTAATGGTTCGCCAAATGCTTCGTAAGATTCGCGTTGTGGATGCAGGTGATACGGAAGTATTACCAGGCTCACTTCTTGAAATTCATCAATTTAAAGAAGCAAATCGAGAAGTATTGGCTAAAGGTGGCCAACCAGCAAGTGGACGTCCAGTGTTGTTAGGTATTACAAAAGCATCTCTTGAAACAGACTCCTTCTTGTCTGCTGCATCCTTCCAAGAAACAACTCGTGTCCTTACTGATTCTGCAATCAAAGGAAAACGCGATGAATTGCTTGGATTGAAAGAGAATGTTATCATTGGTAAGCTTGTTCCTGCTGGTACAGGGATGAACCGTTATCGTAAGATTGATGTTGTAAAACAGCATGAAGAAGAGACAATTTCTTCTGATGAAATTACTGTAGAATAACAAAAAAATCTTACGAAATGAAGTTGACATTGCTGTTTTAAGAGTGTTATTATATTCAAGGTGCTTCAAAACCTGGTGCTTTGGAGGATGTACTGAATGTCTTATGAAAAAGTATCACAGGCAAACAGCCAGTTGATTATTGGTACGAAGCAAACATTGAAAGCTTTACGCAACAATGAAGTATCTGAAGTCATCATCGCCGAAGATGCCGATCGGCATGTGACAGATAAAGTGAAAACTGCAGCAGATGAAAAGGAAGTACCGGTTATTATCGTCAAATCTATGAAGAAGCTTGGAAAAG is from Bacillus tianshenii and encodes:
- a CDS encoding 50S ribosomal protein L7ae-like protein; this translates as MSYEKVSQANSQLIIGTKQTLKALRNNEVSEVIIAEDADRHVTDKVKTAADEKEVPVIIVKSMKKLGKACGIDVGAAAVAIKE